In Haematobia irritans isolate KBUSLIRL chromosome 1, ASM5000362v1, whole genome shotgun sequence, a genomic segment contains:
- the LOC142219891 gene encoding odorant receptor 94a-like: MSLKDISTANTTKKIDRVSSTRILVIILKISGLWHWQEEEDQTLFTRILHHLHCYILHIPTSFIFCFLMWVEVFRAPDIVEAGQVLYMSLTLIIVTPKLISFWFLSTRVRRFIKDLEINPIYELCSQEEIDLWLEKQLFFKRVIKLFMSGSVFSGAAAFVGVLFEKEYQLGFPYWVPFEWHNPRGYWFAYFYDVLGIYVACFSNVAFDMLGCYLIFHIGLLYKILSKRFEALQEAGETEAKEKLMKFIQLHENIKRATKECESLVSHYVLSQIVFSALIICFCGYRLQKMNIMDNLGQFFAMLQFLSVMILEIFLPCYFANEVTVNSSSLLFDMYNSNWFAYAPQTRKFIILYMEFLKKPIIIKAGGYFEIGLPIFTKVMNNAYTFFALLLNVDNK; this comes from the exons ATGTCCCTAAAAGATATTTCAACAGCTAAtactactaaaaaaattgatagagtGTCCAGTACACGAATTTTGGTAATAATTCTAAAAATATCCGGATTATGGCATTGGCAGGAAGAAGAGGATCAAACCTTATTCACAAGGATTCTACATCATTTGCACTGTTATATTCTTCATATACCGACCtcattcattttttgtttcctTATGTGGGTTGAGGTATTTCGAGCCCCCGACATCGTAGAAGCTGGCCAAGTTCTGTATATGTCTCTGACGCTGATTATAGTTACACCAAAACTTATAAGTTTTTGGTTCCTCTCGACCAGAGTGCGACGCTTTATTAAAGATTTGGAAATTAATCCGATTTATGAATTATGCTCCCAGGAGGAGATTGATCTATGGCttgaaaaacaattatttttcaaaagagtTATAAAACTCTTTATGAGTGGTAGTGTATTTTCCGGAGCTGCAGCCTTTGTGGGTGTCCTCTTTGAAAAGGAATATCAATTGGGCTTTCCCTATTGGGTTCCCTTTGAATGGCATAATCCCCGGGGATATTGGTTCGCCTATTTCTATGATGTATTGGGAATATATGTGGCCTGTTTTTCCAATGTGGCTTTTGATATGTTGGGATGTTATTTGATATTCCATATAGGtcttttgtataaaattcttAGTAAGCGATTTGAGGCATTACAAGAGGCAGGGGAAACAGAGGCcaaagaaaaattaatgaaatttatacaattGCATGAGAATATAAAAAG GGCCACCAAAGAATGTGAGTCTTTGGTTTCCCATTATGTGCTGAGCCAAATTGTCTTTAGTGCTTTGATTATCTGTTTTTGTGGTTATCGTTTACAAAAG ATGAACATCATGGATAATCTGGGCCAATTCTTTGCTATGCTACAATTTTTATCAGTCatgattttggaaatatttttacccTGTTATTTTGCCAATGAAGTTACTGTGAATTCTTCATCTCTTTTATTCGATATGTATAACTCGAATTGGTTTGCATATGCACCGCAGACAAGGAAGTTCATTATTTTGTAtatggaatttttaaagaaacccATAATTATCAAAGCGGGTGGATATTTTGAAATTGGCTTGCCCATATTCACTAAG gttatGAATAATGCCTATACATTCTTTGCTCTGCTTTTGAATGTGGATAacaagtga